The proteins below are encoded in one region of Silene latifolia isolate original U9 population chromosome 2, ASM4854445v1, whole genome shotgun sequence:
- the LOC141643589 gene encoding uncharacterized protein LOC141643589: MATVNSTATVVTPAAKLDNFAFATPLCRRFLRFSSPSLRRSQFTPLTCSNNSSGYEQVKDKVVGAADDVVEQSGNIKDKVVEAADNTQTSATQQGGDIKDKVVEAADDTKTNVIEQGGNIKDNVVGAAEDFKTNVIEQSGNIKDKVFGAADDTKTNVIEQSGNIKENVVGAADNATQQGGNIKDEVVGAVGGMLEATKTGVADLVDKAQGGSS; the protein is encoded by the exons ATGGCCACTGTAAATTCCACCGCAACCGTCGTTACACCCGCTGCAAAACTCGACAACTTCGCATTTGCGACACCTCTTTGCCGTCGATTCCTTCGtttttcttctccttctcttcGTCGTTCTCAGTTTACACCCTTGACCTGCTCCAATAATTCTTCCG GATATGAGCAGGTTAAGGATAAGGTTGTCGGAGCTGCAGATGATGTGGTCGAACAAAGTGGCAATATTAAGGATAAGGTTGTCGAAGCTGCCGATAACACTCAGACTAGCGCGACGCAACAAGGTGGTGATATTAAGGACAAGGTTGTCGAAGCTGCCGATGACACTAAGACTAACGTGATCGAACAAGGTGGCAATATTAAGGATAACGTTGTCGGAGCTGCCGAGGACTTTAAGACCAACGTGATCGAACAAAGTGGCAATATTAAGGACAAGGTTTTCGGAGCTGCTGATGACACTAAGACCAACGTGATCGAACAAAGTGGCAATATTAAGGAAAATGTTGTCGGAGCTGCCGATAACGCGACACAACAAGGTGGGAATATTAAAGATGAGGTTGTCGGAGCTGTTGGAGGTATGTTAGAAGCTACCAAGACTGGTGTGGCCGACTTAGTTGACAAAGCTCAAGGAGGGTCATCTT